TAGAGAATAGAATCCTCCTAAGATCTATTTCTGGAAGAACCCCAACCaagaataatattttttcattttgattcagTGATTTTAAAAGAAGAGGTGGTTGAAGTTGGTGCCAGGATGAGGGTGACTGATGACATTTCAGTAGGATGGTTAGGGAGGCCAGTCTGGGGGAGGGCTTAGCTGATGAGCTGGAAGAGAGTGTCAGTTGAAGACAGGCTAGGAATGGGCCGGACGCAGGATGGCAGGATTCCAGGCAGTGGATGAGGCCATGCTGTAGCCGGCTTACTGCTTGAGTAGAATGAAAGAGCATTTCCCTGATGCAGGGCAGCTGTCGGGAAGCTGCAAGCACCACTGTTCACTGCCAGGCCCCTGACTTCAGAATAAGCTCTTGGATTACAATCAAATTAAAAACTACTTCTGCTGCTTCAGCACAATCAATACATCCCCTTTCACAATGCACAATAGACAGGAAGAAAACAACTGCCAGCTCAGAAGCCACTATGGTTGCTTGGGTGAAAATTCCTGATCACAGATCAAAGTGAGAGAGGCAGGAAATCAACCTAAATGGGGCTCCACCTTCCAGTTtaagggcacacacacacacacacacacacacacaggatttcAATTATTCTAAGATATACTATTTCACATTTTAACACCTCTGCAATTGTGGGATATCATACCATTGATACAAGTCACATTCAACTGGCAGTGGGTTTTTTTTAGTGGTATACAGAAAGTATTGCATCTTACAATTAATAAACATGGGATTTCATATGTGATGTGAACAAACAAGATTTTTCGCGCTCCTTAAAGACAAAAATGCCTCATTCTCGGCCTCTGTCTTTCAAGATGATATTAAAGGCAAAAACTTCCAAGTGTATTACTTTCAGACCTgaatgaattatattttaattttccagaTTGATTGTTAATTCTAATAAGGTAAAGTTCAATTTCAAAATTGTTTGGCAGATGTTccgaatatttaaaaaaataaagccaatatAGAACTAACAGAAAGGAAAAACGAGTTGATCTTATAAATACACAGGCCAGCACATGAAGCATTTATTTTCCTGTTCTAAACAAGAATTTTTACTTTATCTGATATTTTTCTTAAGGCAAATCACAGAGAAGTTAACTTTCGGCCCAAGTAAAGGCTTTGTTCATTGCAGCTTTCCTGGAATGAGCCATCCTTTACCTTCATAAACTTATTCTCCCCTTCTACTTCTGAGGGAGCCAAGGCAACCCAAAACATCAGAACTTCCAGATCACATCAATTGGGGGTAGAAAAGTAGGAGATAGTCAGGGTGCCTTTAATTCTAGATTCAACTTCAAGGGTGACTCCGACTTCCTGCCCTTTTCTACTCTCCCTCAACCAACTCAAGAAAGGAAACCAGGGTCAGGGATGGAATGAGTCGTTCTGGTCGCTTTCATCCTTTCCCTCTTAAGGCCGGGGTGGTTTATGAAAAGTCCAAACTCTTGCAATGCTCCTTTAGCCTTTTGACCTTCAAACTCAAAACCAACATGACTTGGGAGTAACCATGAAAAAGGTTCAAATACCAATTTCCCCTGAGGTTTCAGGTGTTGAACAGTTCCCTAAGAATGAATTAGACTGACATTTACATCCAGGAGCTGGAAGCTCAGGTTAGAATCCGTCTCATGGGCACCAAGAGAGGGCTTCATGGATTTAAGGACCAGTCAGGACCAGAATTGAGCCCAAGTATGTGCAAAGCTCTAAAGATGAGTATCCCTGTGCTGAAAAGCCCGTGAGGTCAATGACCAGTGCTGTGGGCGCAGGTCATGACTGCAGGAGAACTTCTGCCAAATAAAGAAGAGCAGAGATCATCTCACCCACCAAGTATCATCAGCGCCAAGGACTTCTGTTCAAACAATGGCACGTGTCAAGTGGAGGCTCACAAAAGGCCCTCAGTAGCCCTTCCAAAGTGTTTCAAAACCTGCTACATCTCTTCTGTCTCCACAGACTTGAAATCTCAGCAGAGaacccataaaagaaaaaaagttaaagaaatcttCCTCAGAGGAGAAGTCTATTACCTGAGAAGGCCTGGCCAAGTTACGTGGACAGAAGCAAATGGTGAACCAATTACTTGTGAATGTTCTTAGAGCTTCATTATTCCTCTCTAAACCTGACGTGCTGACGGAGCCCTCAGGAAGAGGTGCTGGCAACCACTGGGGCAGAGAGGTCAGATGCAGGCACGTGAAACCTTTAGGAGGACCAAGCATACAATTCCTCAAAACCCACTTCACGTAACTGTGCCCTCACATACACGGCCTCCACGTGCCCAGTGGGAGAGGACAGTGTGCCGACTATTCTCACAACACTAATCCTTCTGTTTTTTGAGTTTCATCAAatgtttacttgtttttaattgaaCATTAGCAATTTCTTCTCAACCTAAGTCTAGGAAAGACACTTGAGTGATCAGAGGCTGCTCTATATTTCATCACTGCGGATACAAACCCCAAAATGGACATGGCTTACAATAATACAGCCTTTAAGATGGTGCTCCATGTCTTAAATTCCTTATACTCACTGGAAATAGGagcataaataaatattcatatcaTCCTTTAAAGACTCTACATGGGAAAGCACTTTTACAAATTCTAAATGCAAATACAGATGACCCACTGGGACAGAGAAAAAGGTAGACTTCAATATTATGGTAATAGTTTCTAGGGGGAAAAATGGCCTCTTTGGGGTAAAATGCAATTAAATACAGGGAACAGATGATAGATTACTACACATTACACATGacaattaaaaatacagaagactTTATTTCCAACTTCTTACAGTCCCCAGTTATCACATCTGGTAAGAATCCTCATCtctataaacacaaaaatatctcAAGAAAGCATGTTACAAGATAGTATATATAAGCAATAGTTTGGCAAAATTTTATCAATTCTAGTAGTTCACACCCCCCccaaaaccaaattttaaaattcaaaaataacaattacCTTTATTTAACACATTACACATTAACACTTAAAATATCATGCTCTAGTTAAATATATCATCAACAACActgtatacaaataaaatattacacaaaatatatttaagaaaatgttttggtCTTTGATCtgaacaataaataaaaacacaggcACTTCTACACTGAGACAGGGAAGCAGTTGCTACtcagaataattatttttgtataaGCAACATGTGAAAAGACAGCAAGAATAGAAATCCTGCAGTTTTAAACCAACAAACCATTCATGAAAAGGTCTGCAACTTCAGTCTTTTCACTTAAAGTTCAAAAGTTACACATGCTTTCCTGGTCCAcaatgaaaaatcagaaacataATATGGTTGCCGGAGTCAGGTCAATCTTCAGTTTGAAGATTATGGAATTACACTCATTATTTTCAGATACTAAAAATAGAGAACTATTATGATACCATCCAGCAAACCAAATACAAGACAGTTAAACTTTCTCCTGATGACTATAAGACCGTAACAAGATAAACTGGATGCCACATGGCGATGATTCTCATTCTGTAAAATCACTAGATTAGGTTAACAAAATACTGTTGGGGTGGAAAGAAATTTTGACAGAAGTCAATTTTTCTAGACAATTTGAAAAATGAGCCCAAATTTcatgaaaataaacataattcCATTTCACAAAAACCAGAGTCCAAACAATACATTTGTAGCCAATAGGTGTATGGACACCTAAATTGCAGATAATTCAGTCATTATAATGGGAAATAGGAATATTATCATGTGaaggtaaaacaaaaataacttaaaGTGGTCAAGTTCCAGGAACATGATTTCAGATAACAAGGAGGGTAAATCAGAAACTAGGGCGAGCTGGACAGCAGGAAGGGTCAGAGCCAAGTGTCTCCCGACAACCTCCATAAAAAACCCATCTGCTCTCCCTCTTCAGAAAGTACCACACAGTAGGGTTTGGAAGCCCTCAAATGGACACTATTTATGAAGGCAATTTTGATGCTTTAACATAGAAATTACCCCTAATGTGAGAGAGCACAACATGGGAGCTATTCGAGATATGTCTTTCTATGCAAAATTTAGTTTGTATATAGTTTAGCAATTTAAATGAGCGTTTTGCAACCGAGACCAAATATCAATCATCTCTTGAGGTTTCCTACTGTGTACTAACATCAGATCTAGATAGGAACAAATGttattcttgtttttctcttctatatCAAATGTCCTGAAGCCTTTGTGTTTCTCTGGAACGAGGCCGAGTTTTTGAAGGCACATTCCAGTATAAACGTCATCAATGGGGTAGAGGAGGACCCGGTCAGTTACACTGTACAGCCGCAGGGCCAGGTGGCCCGAGTAGAGGAACCCTCCTCCCCCTGCATAAGGCGGATACACGCCAGTGTAAACAACTTCCGGGATGTAGTACTTCAGTTTCTTATCCCGATGAGGTCCAGCATTGTGAATCACATCGCCTATAAACAAATCTTTGGCTTTGTTCTTGGATAAGCTATTCAAGTAATTCAGGATGTGATGAGTGTTCACAAAAACATCGTCATCACCCTTGAAAACGAACTCGGCATTTGGGCAGGAAGTGCTCACCCACCTGAGAAACAGTACTTCTTTCAGGGACAAGTTGAAGAACGTGTCTCTGTAGCTCCACATGAGGATGTCTTGGTGCTTCTCACTCTCAAATTTCAGCATATCTGAAAGGTCGGGATGGTTGTCCTCTGGGGGAGTCTGGCCCAGCAAAAAGACTCGCACCACTGTTTGGTTCCCCACATTAGTTTCCTTGCCCCAGGATTCTCGAATTGCCTGCCTTCTATCGAAATGTGAAGTGAGGGACTTAATTGCCAGCAATAAGAAAGGCTTCTTTGCACACTTATCTGGTTGATCTATAAGCAGTGAATAATTTCGACATCTCAAATACAGCAGAAAGTCTTTAAATCTGTCTGGCAAATTGTTGAAATCTGAAACCACGGATGTGACCCTCAGGTCAGGTTCACAATAATTCAGATGGCTGATGTTGGAAAATCCAGGTACTTCCCCTGTCTGGTTGGGCAACATGTTCAAAATGGGATTGTACCTCCTGTTCAGCTTTTCTTGTTCCCTGTTCCAGTATGCAGTGGGAGGCTCAGATATCTTCCAGAACTTTTCTTTGGGTATTATTACTTCcccctttccatttttttcttggctACTGCTTTTGGAGACTTCCACAATCAAATAAATGAAGACATTTACCATCATCAGGATTCCCAACAACTTTATTCTTCGACGTCCAACACTCATTTCTCATATCTGAAATAAAAGAGAGGAGGACTGTATTAATTAGCTTGTTGTCCATTTGCACATGCTCCTATGTCACTTgcctctttgtctttttttttttttttggagaggggaggtaattggtttgtttgtttgtttaatggaggtactggggattgaatccaggacctcgtgcatgctaaacatgtgctctaccactgagctataccctgtccCCTCTTTGTCTTTATGTCCTCTCAGAATAGCAGTTTAGAGCAGATTCTAGACTTGTGCTGTCTGGGTTCTAATCACAGCCCTACCATTCTAGATTTGAActctgtgacttcaggcaagttgcATAACCAATGTCTCAGcttttccatctataaaatggggataataactcATGTCAGAAAATGGATGGGAGAGCTATATGCTTTTCTATGTAAGCTTATAAAACAGTGGCTGGCCCACAGTGAGCTGTACATAGTGACTGTTAACACTGGCTGTTTTTGACACCAAAGGACAGAGATAATCATTTACTAAATAATTCATAGGTGGTTCAACTTCCTTGCTTAGACAATGAAATATACAAATTAGTGTGCTGCAAAGGGATGTGCTCACAACTCATaataacaaatacattttatatttgttattatGTATGCACATGTACATTACAGTTCTATGTAATTCATTGATTCTATATTtcattctatttcttcttctttttttaacagtgGTTGTTTGTATCCAATCTTGAATTGTTTCCCAACttaccactttacagatgaggaaaccaaagcagaaaaattaagacatttGCCCAGGATTGCAGGGCTAGGAGGTGAAGAAGACACTAACTATACTGAGTGTTCAGAGAGTTAAAATGAAAAGACGCACACCAGCTTTATCTGAATagcccacaactgacaccaacaCACAtaccatcaacagaagaatagattatgaaactgtggtatattcaaaCACTGGAATAACCCCCAGCAATAAAAACGAAAACTACTGCTACTAGCAACAGCAGTACAGTACTAGCGAGAGACAGACCTCAAATTCCATTTACGTTAGGTTCAAGAAGGCAAAATTAATCTAGGCCCTGCTGTCTATagcaagaaggaaaagagaaatgaaaatgacattTCAGTGAAATATCAAAGGCCAAGAATAGATTTCAGGCTGTGGgcaacaaagaacaaagaaagagcaATGAGATGGTTTGCTAGGGCTGTAACTCCAGCATCGAGCACTCTGGAGATGGATGACCTGCCCAAGAACAACCAGTTAGATAAGCCTGACATTAAAAAGacaaccaaaaaaccaaaaaagtggAGTGGCAATACACTGCAAAGAATTTTCTTATCAGGTTAATTCTACAACTGAGAATGTATCCTTAGAAAAGAATCCCAAAGTAGAACTCCTTCTCAGACACTGGGCACTGTCTTGATACAGTGAGCCTATGAAGTAGATACTGTTACTTTTATTCCCATTCTATACTTGAGGAAACAGATTTAAAGAAGAAACTGTGTCAAGGGCAGAGCTGGAATCCTAGCTAAGGGGATAGGGTTCCAAGACCACCATGTCAAATGGTAGCCACTCTTCTCTGACTTCTAGAACaaagtggtctttttttttttcttgcaagggggcagggggttaACAAACACTGATTCTTCTAAAATTTCAGTACAGATTGTGAAAGCTGAAGAAGAATGGTGTCAAGGAAACAATTTGGTTGGAAGagcataggattttttttttaagtatagttgacttacaacgtTATATTAATTCCAGGTCTaccacatagtgatttgacatttttacaactCATACTCCATATgaagtcattataaaatattgactatattccctgtgctgtatattacAGCCTTGTAACTTGTttagattttgtattttaatcaAGGGTaatgtttaccttttttttttaatataagatttTTAAGTTCACTGGGTTCTAACAAATAGCCCCAAGGTAGAAAAAGTATTTGTCATGCTGAGAATGCTATGAAGTTATCATAATGTTGAACAGCCCAGATTAGATCAACAGGAATTTATGAGCTGTTTCATGTTTCTTAAAATCTGTCCATTAGATCCTAATCCAGTTGTTTGTATTTACCACTGATAAACAGCTTTGGTTATGGACATGTAAgtaaaacaagtttttaaaaaaaccatcCCTACCCCATACCCACAACTCCCCCAGAGCCTTGCACATCTACAGAACATGGCAGATGAAGTGCGTGCTCTCAGCTCACTCAAGTAAACAGCCTCCCATCACCACTCCACTCTCCCCTCACTTCTCAACCActacccaccctccacccctcaagAATCCCACTACTGAACTATCAAGAAAGGGCCTTCTTAAGCTTCCTCCAAACACAGtggtttgaagaaaaaaaaatccaaaccccACAAGATATTTTCTACCCCTTAATTACAGTTCTAAAGGGCCCCGAGTCACACACAACCTGAATAATTCAAAATGTCCACACCTAAAGCTAGAGGCCACACCCTCCTTAGGTCAGCTCCTTTCCGGGGAGCCTTTGAGCACAGCTGCTGAGAAACTGAAGGTCTGAGTCCAGTACATCTCTGGCCACCCACACCACTCTGCTCGGGGCCTAACTTGCAAGGACTAGAGAGCTCAAATAGACACTTCGAATGTATTTGCGTGGGAATCTGACAGTTAAAGAATTAGTCATCTTTTTAGCAAATAAATCATGGGTGGTtttaagctttttgttttttggcttccAGATTTGAGACAAAAcacttttcaaaaacaaacaactctctGAATTAGGATGAACCATCCTAAAGTTAAGAGTAGCACCTGACCCATTATCACGGGG
The genomic region above belongs to Vicugna pacos chromosome 15, VicPac4, whole genome shotgun sequence and contains:
- the B3GNT2 gene encoding N-acetyllactosaminide beta-1,3-N-acetylglucosaminyltransferase 2 yields the protein MSVGRRRIKLLGILMMVNVFIYLIVEVSKSSSQEKNGKGEVIIPKEKFWKISEPPTAYWNREQEKLNRRYNPILNMLPNQTGEVPGFSNISHLNYCEPDLRVTSVVSDFNNLPDRFKDFLLYLRCRNYSLLIDQPDKCAKKPFLLLAIKSLTSHFDRRQAIRESWGKETNVGNQTVVRVFLLGQTPPEDNHPDLSDMLKFESEKHQDILMWSYRDTFFNLSLKEVLFLRWVSTSCPNAEFVFKGDDDVFVNTHHILNYLNSLSKNKAKDLFIGDVIHNAGPHRDKKLKYYIPEVVYTGVYPPYAGGGGFLYSGHLALRLYSVTDRVLLYPIDDVYTGMCLQKLGLVPEKHKGFRTFDIEEKNKNNICSYLDLMLVHSRKPQEMIDIWSRLQNAHLNC